A genomic region of Xyrauchen texanus isolate HMW12.3.18 chromosome 29, RBS_HiC_50CHRs, whole genome shotgun sequence contains the following coding sequences:
- the LOC127623177 gene encoding TM2 domain-containing protein 3-like has protein sequence MVASGLKWGFERGRNIMSSCLFTVLLLLDIYFKCVIGYMSSPHVGEEPMYTAQQNPVMSSPIALTAASASSVVTNNYTSKCPSGGLCTKLPAECISCTYHHNCSYGQPANLTCRTRAAVHCVNALDQPQQNFTLTVDCRFCWQMDPSQYRCSNFNSCMTVSCPRKRYNATCEVLEHVHCLGKRKFQKRLFCNWTGGYKWSTALALSITLGGFGADRFYLGQWREGLGKLFSFGGLGIWTLIDVLLIAVGYVGPADGSLYI, from the exons ATGGTGGCGAGCGGATTGAAATGGGGTTTTGAACGCGGTCGGAACATCATGAGCTCGTGTCTCTTCACAGTTCTGCTGCTGTTGGATATTTACTTTAAATGTGTGATCG GATATATGAGTTCTCCCCATGTGGGTGAGGAACCAATGTACACAGCCCAGCAGAACCCTGTGATGAGCAGTCCAATAGCCCTGACAGCAGCATCAG CTTCATCAGTGGTCACCAATAACTACACGTCAAAGTGTCCGAGTGGCGGGCTCTGCACCAAACTTCCTGCAGAATGCATCAGCTGCACGTATCACCACAACTGTAGCTATGGCCAACCAGCAAATCTAACCTGCAGAACCAGAGCAGCTGTTCACTGTGTG AATGCATTGGATCAGCCACAGCAGAATTTCACCCTGACGGTGGACTGTCGGTTCTGTTGGCAGATGGATCCATCTCAATATCGCTGCTCAAATTTTAACAGCTGTATGACAGTATCGTGTCCTCGCAAACGCTATAATGCCACCTGTGAAGTACTGGAGCATGTGCACTGTCTGG GTAAAAGAAAGTTCCAGAAGCGTCTGTTTTGTAACTGGACAGGAGGATATAAATGGTCCACAGCTCTTGCTCTAAG CATCACTCTGGGTGGGTTTGGAGCAGATCGATTCTATTTGGGTCAGTGGAGAGAAGGTTTGGGGAAGCTCTTCAGCTTCGGTGGTCTGGGGATCTGGACCCTCATCGATGTTCTTCTGATCGCGGTGGGCTACGTGGGGCCTGCTGATGGATCTCTGTATATCTGA